One region of Rhizobium sp. WYJ-E13 genomic DNA includes:
- a CDS encoding TonB-dependent siderophore receptor, which yields MDIERTGAHSRQTLLRYRNAVLLGCTALVALAPGAVLGQESGNSNTVTNLAPIVIQGSGLDTDNDSKSIVATKTISGNGMATDILDTPASVSVITSKEIQERGAQDTEQVLQYTSGVTTDFYGSDDRFDYFKIRGFDAYTYRDGLTLGDPFGGIREEPFAFERVEVLKGANSTTFGVSDPGGAVNFVTKRPKSERFGEAYVTGGSFDHRETGVDFGDNITEDDTFSYRITGKVKRADEEYDYSQDDENFFMGGLTWRPSADTNLTVVYDHLDKNGVPGSGGHPVGSDFARSRFFGEPDFNYRDVNRNTLSVMFDHDFGSGLTLSSNARYSNTKSNFGYAYISATPTNGSTIADRAFFANDQAVENFIIDTRLQYETNFEDIDSRSLVGLQYNNLQSDNDGYFGGAPGIDWTNPVYTGAPTSVPLYQSLTNNQKTTALYLQQDLTFFDKLTASVGLRNDWLDLQQQNNMVGSTTDADLSEFTKRAALSYKVTDQVATYVSYAESVLPASLTLDPERGEQWEVGVKYRPDEFPALFSAAVYDLTKNNITRTNPATGFQETIGEVRVRGIDLEAKAEVTDNISLTAAYSYMVSDIVENGTLGNEGNEMSFVPNHTASLWVNYGIPGNGFRGDMNFGLGARYTGSYYFNDANTQSTGSSIAFDAAFSYKIQENTSFDVNVSNLFDEKHVAYGGFGADFYNPGRAIYATLRQTW from the coding sequence CTCGCGCCTATCGTCATCCAGGGCAGCGGCCTCGATACCGACAATGATTCGAAATCGATCGTCGCGACCAAGACGATCAGCGGCAACGGTATGGCGACAGACATTCTCGACACGCCGGCCTCCGTCTCCGTCATCACCTCGAAGGAAATTCAGGAGCGCGGCGCGCAGGATACCGAGCAGGTGTTGCAATATACATCCGGCGTCACCACCGACTTCTATGGTTCGGACGACCGATTCGACTATTTCAAGATCCGCGGTTTCGATGCCTATACCTATCGCGACGGCCTGACGCTCGGCGACCCCTTCGGCGGCATTCGCGAAGAGCCCTTCGCTTTCGAGCGCGTCGAAGTGCTGAAGGGGGCCAATTCCACGACCTTCGGCGTTTCCGACCCTGGCGGCGCGGTCAACTTCGTGACCAAGCGGCCAAAGAGCGAGCGCTTCGGCGAGGCCTATGTCACCGGCGGCTCCTTCGATCATCGCGAGACGGGTGTCGATTTCGGCGACAACATCACCGAGGACGATACATTCTCCTACCGCATCACCGGCAAGGTAAAGCGCGCCGACGAGGAATATGATTACTCGCAGGACGACGAGAATTTCTTCATGGGCGGCCTGACCTGGCGCCCGAGCGCCGATACCAACCTGACCGTGGTCTATGACCATCTGGACAAGAACGGCGTGCCCGGCAGCGGCGGCCACCCGGTTGGCTCGGATTTTGCGAGAAGCCGCTTCTTCGGCGAGCCTGATTTCAACTATCGCGACGTCAACAGGAACACGCTGAGCGTCATGTTCGATCATGACTTCGGTTCGGGCCTGACCCTCAGCTCGAATGCGCGCTACAGCAATACCAAGAGCAATTTCGGCTATGCCTATATCTCGGCGACGCCGACGAACGGCTCGACCATCGCCGACCGCGCCTTCTTCGCCAATGACCAGGCGGTCGAAAACTTCATCATCGATACCCGCCTGCAATATGAGACGAACTTCGAGGACATCGACAGCCGCAGCCTCGTCGGCCTCCAATACAACAATCTGCAATCGGACAATGATGGATATTTCGGCGGAGCTCCTGGCATCGACTGGACGAACCCCGTCTATACAGGCGCACCGACCTCGGTTCCGCTCTACCAAAGCCTGACAAACAACCAGAAGACCACGGCCCTCTATTTGCAACAGGACCTGACCTTCTTCGACAAGCTGACCGCCTCCGTCGGCCTGCGCAACGACTGGCTTGACCTTCAGCAGCAGAACAACATGGTTGGCTCGACGACCGACGCCGATCTCAGCGAGTTCACCAAGCGCGCCGCGTTGAGCTACAAGGTCACTGATCAGGTAGCCACCTATGTCAGCTACGCGGAATCGGTACTGCCGGCCTCGCTGACACTTGATCCCGAGCGCGGCGAACAATGGGAGGTCGGCGTCAAATACCGGCCCGACGAATTCCCTGCCCTCTTCAGCGCAGCGGTCTACGACCTGACCAAGAACAACATCACCCGCACCAATCCGGCGACCGGCTTCCAGGAAACGATCGGCGAGGTGCGCGTGCGCGGTATCGATCTCGAAGCCAAGGCTGAAGTCACCGACAATATCAGTCTGACGGCCGCCTATTCCTATATGGTTTCCGACATCGTTGAGAACGGCACGCTTGGCAACGAGGGCAACGAAATGTCCTTCGTGCCCAACCATACTGCCTCGCTCTGGGTCAATTACGGCATTCCCGGCAACGGCTTCCGCGGCGACATGAACTTCGGCCTCGGTGCACGCTACACGGGCTCCTACTACTTTAACGACGCCAACACCCAGTCGACGGGCAGCAGCATCGCCTTCGATGCCGCCTTCAGCTACAAGATCCAGGAAAACACATCCTTCGATGTGAACGTCAGCAACCTCTTCGATGAAAAGCATGTCGCTTATGGCGGCTTCGGAGCGGATTTCTATAACCCGGGCCGTGCGATCTACGCGACGCTGCGCCAGACCTGGTAA
- a CDS encoding TIGR03571 family LLM class oxidoreductase, with the protein MLFEDSRLTVGVVLPMQARQRQDIDFGLQLELARRADELGFAAIWVRDVPLNSPAYPDPAGHSDPWVLLGALAASTRSITLATGAIVLPFRHPLHVAKAALSMDILSSGRFVLGLGSGDRPSEFSAFDRNVDDRRELFRANWAALEDALDDRVGNQTDENQFEIRPRSGRRIPLVAVGSSSQSLEWIARNAGAWMTYHRPFAAQKDRIALWHGAVQRTTDEFRGMGQAMALELVDTSADRLEDINLGYRAGPNGLLAALVALRELGVHHVAFNLTADSRKAFSDLETIARKVLPRLEQAGPVAAISKAR; encoded by the coding sequence ATGCTCTTCGAAGATTCACGGCTGACGGTTGGTGTCGTTCTCCCCATGCAGGCGCGGCAACGGCAGGACATCGACTTCGGCCTTCAACTGGAGCTTGCCCGGCGCGCCGATGAGCTTGGCTTTGCAGCCATATGGGTTCGTGACGTCCCCTTGAACAGTCCGGCCTATCCGGATCCCGCAGGTCATTCCGACCCCTGGGTCCTGCTTGGCGCGCTCGCCGCGTCCACCCGATCGATCACGTTGGCGACAGGCGCGATTGTCCTGCCGTTTCGCCATCCCCTGCACGTCGCCAAGGCGGCCCTTTCGATGGACATACTTTCATCGGGCAGGTTCGTCCTCGGCCTCGGTTCCGGTGATCGTCCGTCGGAGTTTTCAGCATTTGACCGCAATGTCGACGACCGCCGGGAATTGTTTCGGGCGAACTGGGCCGCTCTCGAAGACGCGCTTGACGACCGCGTTGGCAACCAGACAGACGAGAACCAATTCGAAATCCGGCCGCGCAGCGGCCGCCGCATTCCCTTAGTCGCAGTCGGTTCATCCTCGCAGTCGCTCGAATGGATCGCCAGAAACGCTGGAGCCTGGATGACCTACCATCGACCGTTCGCCGCACAGAAAGACCGGATCGCTCTATGGCATGGGGCCGTGCAGCGCACGACCGACGAATTCCGCGGAATGGGCCAGGCCATGGCGCTCGAGCTCGTCGATACATCTGCCGACCGTCTCGAAGACATCAATCTCGGGTATCGGGCGGGGCCGAATGGATTGCTTGCCGCTCTTGTGGCCCTCCGCGAGCTCGGTGTGCATCACGTCGCGTTCAACCTGACTGCGGACAGTCGTAAGGCGTTCTCCGACCTCGAAACCATCGCAAGGAAGGTCCTGCCTCGGCTGGAGCAGGCTGGACCTGTCGCCGCAATTTCGAAAGCACGATGA
- a CDS encoding DUF6074 family protein: MPLLQFPADRRTADIRRCAEALQNLHGEAANRFWRSEMAGFAANLKEQGCSDAELSRQAALFMDAVQMELQVVYATAAER; encoded by the coding sequence ATGCCGCTTCTGCAGTTTCCCGCCGACCGACGCACAGCCGATATCAGGCGCTGCGCAGAGGCCCTTCAGAACCTTCACGGCGAGGCCGCCAACCGCTTCTGGCGGTCGGAGATGGCCGGGTTCGCGGCCAATTTGAAAGAACAAGGCTGCAGCGATGCTGAGCTCTCGAGGCAGGCCGCCCTGTTTATGGATGCGGTCCAGATGGAGCTTCAAGTCGTCTACGCCACAGCGGCCGAGCGAT
- a CDS encoding DUF1194 domain-containing protein — MLTTLAMLASLSGAAATIAQSSQNEVDVELVLAVDTSRSMDYEEVRIQREGYVEALRHKEFLDAVKGGLTGRIAISYFEWAGYVVPGSVLDWQVIETERDALDFADKLEARPIATQRRTSISAAIVQGVSMLAASPYKSNREVIDVSGDGPNNSGDPVTPARDTALRTGAVINGLAIMLRPSDVPEGLDKYYADCVIGGPGSFVLPVHKIEDFAVAVRRKLVWEISGLEPRSQIRKAANQPTTDCLVGEKLWQNFFDR, encoded by the coding sequence ATGCTGACAACACTTGCGATGCTCGCGAGCCTGTCTGGCGCTGCCGCCACGATCGCGCAATCAAGCCAAAATGAAGTCGACGTCGAGCTGGTGCTGGCCGTCGATACGTCCCGCTCCATGGATTACGAGGAAGTCCGCATACAGCGCGAGGGTTATGTCGAGGCGCTCAGGCACAAGGAGTTCCTCGACGCCGTGAAAGGAGGGCTGACCGGACGGATCGCCATCAGCTATTTTGAATGGGCCGGCTATGTCGTACCGGGCTCCGTCCTCGACTGGCAGGTGATCGAAACGGAAAGGGATGCGCTGGATTTCGCCGACAAACTCGAAGCGAGGCCGATTGCCACCCAGCGCCGCACATCCATATCCGCAGCGATCGTTCAAGGCGTCTCGATGCTCGCCGCCAGCCCCTACAAAAGCAATCGCGAAGTGATCGACGTTTCCGGCGATGGTCCCAACAATTCGGGGGACCCCGTCACGCCTGCCCGCGACACGGCGCTCAGGACGGGCGCCGTCATCAATGGCCTTGCCATTATGCTGAGACCATCCGATGTGCCGGAGGGGCTCGATAAATACTATGCCGATTGCGTCATCGGCGGCCCCGGCTCCTTCGTTTTGCCGGTTCACAAGATCGAGGATTTCGCAGTTGCGGTCCGCAGGAAGCTGGTTTGGGAAATCAGCGGCCTTGAGCCCCGATCACAGATCCGCAAGGCGGCCAATCAACCGACAACGGACTGTCTTGTCGGCGAAAAACTGTGGCAGAACTTCTTCGATCGCTGA
- a CDS encoding DUF1127 domain-containing protein, with the protein MSIARTFNNWRKYRQTVTELGRMSSRELNDLGIARGDIRDVARAAVGR; encoded by the coding sequence ATGAGCATCGCACGCACCTTCAACAACTGGCGCAAGTATCGTCAAACCGTTACTGAGCTTGGCCGTATGTCGAGCCGCGAGCTGAATGACCTGGGCATCGCACGTGGCGATATCCGCGACGTCGCGCGCGCAGCCGTCGGCCGCTAA
- a CDS encoding AraC family transcriptional regulator, whose amino-acid sequence MSFWHSMVWHTEGIRVMAPVKWRQFDGLVSVFWEAESQSGARGYYLSDDPRIMIFFSDVSSQIRMSNRDGDFQQHYRPMTRAVYVPPGMPMWTTSGTTHRFSHLNLHMHKDRLLRYLAPSVGNSAAMTALRNPVEMQDTGAIETLARLVVDEVSSPSKHEIFGESLVGSIVSGLLDIPRQGVEQPNGRLTQAQMNKLIARVERLSDCRLTVAEMAETVGLSESWFSNVFKQTTGKTPLQWQLGKRIDHAKTLLIESELAVADIAAQLGFSDQAHLTKVFRQIVGDTPAAWRRIRQIRS is encoded by the coding sequence TTGAGTTTCTGGCATTCCATGGTCTGGCATACCGAAGGCATCCGGGTGATGGCGCCGGTCAAGTGGCGCCAGTTCGACGGGCTCGTGAGTGTCTTCTGGGAAGCCGAAAGCCAGTCGGGCGCCAGGGGCTATTACCTCTCGGACGATCCGCGCATCATGATCTTCTTCAGCGATGTCTCGTCTCAGATCCGCATGTCGAATCGCGACGGTGATTTTCAGCAGCATTACCGGCCCATGACGCGGGCGGTCTATGTTCCGCCCGGCATGCCGATGTGGACGACGAGCGGCACGACGCACCGATTCTCGCATCTCAATCTGCACATGCATAAGGACCGGCTCCTGAGATATCTCGCGCCTTCGGTCGGCAATTCCGCGGCGATGACGGCACTTCGCAATCCGGTCGAGATGCAGGACACCGGAGCGATCGAAACGCTTGCCCGCCTCGTCGTCGACGAGGTCTCCAGCCCGTCGAAACATGAGATCTTTGGCGAGAGCCTTGTCGGCAGTATCGTCAGCGGTCTGCTGGATATTCCTCGACAGGGTGTCGAACAACCGAATGGCCGGCTGACCCAGGCGCAGATGAATAAGCTGATCGCCCGCGTCGAACGGTTGAGCGATTGCCGCCTGACGGTTGCCGAGATGGCAGAGACAGTCGGCCTGTCTGAAAGCTGGTTTTCCAACGTCTTCAAGCAGACGACGGGCAAGACGCCGCTGCAATGGCAGCTCGGCAAACGGATCGACCATGCCAAGACGCTGCTCATCGAAAGCGAACTTGCTGTCGCCGATATCGCCGCTCAGCTCGGTTTTTCCGATCAGGCGCATCTGACCAAGGTCTTCCGCCAGATCGTCGGCGATACACCTGCCGCCTGGCGGCGGATCCGGCAGATCCGTTCGTAA